The nucleotide sequence TTGCGGGCGATGCAGATGCCCTCGAACGCCTGGATGCGCTCCTTGTCGCCCTCGCGGACGCGGACGTTGACGCGGAGCGTGTCACCCGGACGGAACTCGGGGACGTCCGTCCGCATGTACTCCTGCTGGGTCTCGATGAACGCGTGCATTGTATGGCCCTCGGTGTTCGAAAAGTGGAGAGGTTGAGCCGGCGCTCCGCGCATCCGCGGGGGCTCGACGCCCAACGTCAACTGTGTTCCAGGCGCTCCCACAGCTCGGGGCGCCGCTCGCGCGTCAGGCGCTCGGCCTGCTCGCGCCGCCAGGCCTCGATCCTGGCGTGGTCGCCCGAGAGCAGGACCTCGGGGACCTTCATCCCGCGGAACTCCGCGGGCCGGGTGTACGAGGGCGGACTGAGCAGCCCCTCGTAGAACGAATCCGTGGACGCGGACTCGTGGTCCGACATCGCGCCCGGGAGGAGGCGGACCACGGCGTCCACGATCGCGAGCGCCGCGAACTCGCCGCCGGAAAGGACGAAGTCCCCCAGGGAGACTTCCTCCGCCCCCAGCCCCTCCGGGACCCGCTGGTCCACGTCCTTGTAGTGCCCGCACAGGAGCGTCAGCTCCGGCTCCACGGCGAGGCGGACCGCGTCCTCGTGCGTGAAGCGCTTCCCCCGCGCGGACATGAGCAGGACCTTCCCCCGCGGCCGCTCCTCCCCCGGAGGGGCGAGCGACTCCACCGCCTCGAAGAAGGGGCCCGGCTTCATCACCATCCCGGCCCCCCCGCCGAACGGGTAGTCGTCGGTGGTGCGATGCCGGTCGTGGGTGAAGTCCCGCAGGTTCACGAAGTCGTACTCCACCAGCCCCGCCGCCGCGGCCCGCCCGGGGATGCTGAGCCCCAGGGGCCCGCGGAAGAACTCCGGGAAGAGCGTGACCAGGTGGATCCGCATCAAAGATCCAGCAGGCCGGCCGGCGGGTCGATCTCCAGCTCCCGCGCCTCGACGTCCACGCGGCGCACCATCTCCCGCACGAAGGGAAGCATCAGCTCCCGCTTCCCGGGACGGGCCACCCCCAGGAGGTGGCCGGAGGGCGCCTCGTACACGTCGCGCACGGTGCCGACCTCCTCGCCGTCGGCCACCACCTTCATCCCGACCAGGTGGTGGAAGAAGACCTCGCCCTCTTCCAGCGGCGCGGCGTCCGCGGCGGGGATGAGGAGCGAGCTGCCGCGCAGCGCCTCCACCTCCTCCGTACGCGAGGAGAGCCCCGCGGCCTTGAGCAGGAACCCGCCCTTGAAGGGCCGGGCCCGCTCCACCGTCAGCGAGCCGCCCGCCGGCTTTCCTTCCGCGTCGCCCAGGAGGAGGACGCGCCCCTCGGTGAACACCGCGTCGGGGCGGTCCGTCTCGACCCGCACGAACAGCTCGCCGCGGATCCCGTGCGGCTTCTGCACCGTACCGACCGCGAGGAACTCCGGCTCGCTCCCGGCCATCGGGATGCTCCGCGGGACGCGGGTCAGCCCTGCGGCTGCTCGCCCTCGGCGGGCGCCGCGGGGGCCTCGGCCGGAGCGGCCTCCTCGTCGCCGCCGGTCACCCGCTCCGCGACCGCCTCGGCGGCGTCACGGACCGTCTCCACCACCGCGGAGGCCGCGCTGGCGGCGGTCTCGGCCACGGCGGACGCCGCGCCCTTCACGGCGTCGGCGGCCCGGTCGGCCGCGCCGCTCACCGCCTCCGTGGCGGTCTCCACCACCGACGGCGCGTCGCTGTAGACGCCGGCCTTCTTGAAGAGCGACTGCACCGTGTCGGTGGGCGTCGCGCCCCTGCCGAGCCAGGAGAGCGCCAGGTCCCGGTTCACGACCAGGGTGGCGGGGTTGGTGGTCGGGTTGTAGTGCCCGACGTTGGCCACGAAGCGGCCGTCGCGCGGGAACGAGCTCTCGGCGACCACGATGCGGTAGTGCGGGGCCTTCTTCCGGCCCATGCGGCGGAGGCGGATCTTCAGCGCCATTCCTGGACTCCTGGTGTTGAACGGGTGGCGTCCTGCGCCGCCGGCTCCTCGGCCGGCCCACGGTGCGCGGACGATCTAGAAAACCAGTGCGAAGTGCGAAGTGCCAAGTGCGATCGTAGTTTCGCACCTCGTACCTCGCACTTCGCACTCCCTACCGTCCGAACGGCATCCCGCCGCCGAACGGCATCCTCGGAAGGGCTCCCCCGCGGGGCATCATCCCCTGGAGGCCCTTCATCTGCTTCATCAGCTTCTGCATGTCCTTGAACTGCGCCAGCAGGCGGTTGATCTCCACCACCGGGCGCCCCGAGCCGCGGGAGATGCGCGCGCGGCGCGAGCCGTTCAGCATCTCCGGACGCTTCCGCTCCTCGGGGGTCATGGACAGGATGATCGCCTCCAGGTGCTTCATCCGCTTGGGATCCACCTTGACGTTCTTCAACATCTTGGAGTTCACCCCGGGGATCATCTTCAGCAGGTTCTCCAGCGGCCCCAGGCTCTGGATCTGCCGCATGGCGACCAGGAAGTCGTCCAGGTCGAAGCGGCCGGAGCCCATCATCTTCCGCTCCAGCTTGGCGGCCTGGTCCTGGTCGAAGGCGGCCTGCGCCTTCTCCACCAGCGAGACCACGTCGCCCTGCTGCAGGATGCGTCCGGCCATCCGCTCGGGGTGGAAGTCCTCCAGCCCGTCCAGCTTCTCGCCGACGCCCAGGAACTTGATGGGCTTGCCGGTGACGCCGAAGATGGAGAGCGCCGCGCCGCCGCGGGCGTCGCCGTCCATCTTGGTGAGCACCACCCCGGAGACGTCCAGCGCCTCGTCGAAGCCCTGCGCGATGGTGACCGCGTCCTGGCCGGTCATGCCGTCCGCGACGAAGAGGATCTCGGTGGGCTTCAGCGCCTCCTTGAGGCGCTTCAGCTCGTCCATCATCTCCTCGTCGATCTGCAGGCGCCCGGCGGTGTCGAAGATCACCACCCGGTCGCGCTCGCGGGTGGCGGTCTCCAGCGCGCGCCGCGCGATCCCCAGCACGTCCTGCGAGCCCGGCTCGGCGTAGACGGGGACCCCCACCTGCTCGCCCAGCGTCTGGAGCTGGTCCACCGCCGCGGGGCGGTATACGTCGCACGCGACAAGGCGGGTCTGCCGCATCTCGCGCTTCATCTTGCGCGCGAGCTTCCCGGCGGTGGTGGTCTTACCGGAGCCCTGCAGCCCCACCATCATGATGACGGTGGGCGGGGTGGGGGCGATGGCGAGCGCGGAGCGCTTCTCCCCCAGCATGGCCGTCAGCTCCTCGTGCACCACCTTGACGAGCTGCTGCCCCGGGGACACCGACTTGAGCACCCGCTCCCCGAGCGCCTTCTCCTCCACGCGCTTCATGAAGTCGCGCGTGATCTGGTAGTTGACGTCGGCCTCCAGCAGGACGCGGCGGATCTCCCGGAGCCCCTCGCGGATCATGGGCTCGGTGAGGACCCCGCGCTGGCGGAGGCCGGAGAGCACGCCTTCGAGCTTTTCGCTGAGCTGGTCGAACACGGTGCCGTGCCGGGACGCGGGAAATCGCAAACGCCAAAGCCGGCGCCCGTCGGGAACTCGCCCGAGGCGCCGAAGCAGAGCCTTGTAATATAGATCCGCCGCGCGGTTCGTACAACCCTGCGCCCAGCGGCCGGACGCGCGGCGGGGCGGACCCGGAGGCCCGCCCCGCCGGCTCACTCCGCCCGCCGCGCTACCGCGGCCAGCCGGTGTAGTGGTTGGCCTGTGCCTGTACGCTCCCGCTGCCGGGTAGTGTGCTCAGCGCCACCGGGCCCGACCAGACGCTCGCCGCATTCCAGTTGGGTGCACCGTTCAGCATGGGCACCGTCCGGTGCCACCCCTGGTCGCCGCGCCAGAACGACTGCATCAGCGCGGATCCGCTGGTGTAGACGATCTCGTCCTGTGCCTGAACGGTTCCGGAGCCCGGGAGGGTGCTCAGCGCCACCGGGCCCGACCAGGCGCTTGCGGCTCCCCAGTTGGGTTCGCCGTTCAGCATGGGCACCGTCCGGTACCACCCCTGGCCACCGCGCCAGATGGCCTGCATGAGCGTGGACCCGTTCGGGTACACGAAGTCGCTCTGTGCCTGGTAGCTCCCCGAGCCGGGAAGGGTCCCGATGCCGACAGGGGCCGACCAGCCGCTCGATCCCCACCAGTCGACCTCCCCGCCGGGGTTGCGGTTGATGATGCGCCAGTACCCGGTGTCCGTGCGCCACACGCTCTCCATCATGCGCCGGCTCGGCCAGGTGACGATGTCGTACGCCTGGATGGATCCGGAGCCGGGGAGGCCGTTCGGGACCCACTCCTCGGTCCATCCCCTGGCGGAGCCCCACTGCAGCGTGCCGTCGGAGGCGACGGGGACCCGCCGGGTGTATTTGCGGTTGCTGCGCCAGATCGCCTGCACCAGCTTCACGGGGAAATCGCTTCCGCCGTTGCGGCGGTCCAGCGCCCCGGCCCATCGTGCCCACAGGTCCTTGTACTGCAGGAGCCGGTTCTGCTCGCACGGCCCGAACACGTGGTCGCCGCTCCCCCAGTCCGCGCCTCCGATCGCGGGACAGCTGAACTGCACCCCCCACTGCAGGATGGCATCCACCCCGCGGTTGTTGTACATGTCGGAGTAATAGTTCGCCACCAGCGAAAAGTCCGTGCGCGCCGCCTCGATCCCGAACTCCTCGATCACCACCGGCTTGCGCGGGTTGAACCAGTTGTTCGCGCGCCAGATGTCGTCCTTCTCGGCGCTGTTCGGGGGGTTGTTGTACTCGTGGACCACGATGTAGTCGATGTTCGGGTCCTCGTAGAGCTGGCGCCGCTGCGTGTCGTTGAGGCCGGCCCATCCCGTGCTGATGATCCCGGTGGTGACCAGGTGGTTCGGGTCGGCCGCCTTGATCGTCGCGGCCATGTCCCGGTAGAAGGCCACCAGCCTCCCGGTGATCCAGGCGCTGTGGCTGGCGCTGACCCCCAGGTTTCCGTTCACCTCGTTGGCGATGTCCCAGGCGAAGACGCCCGGGTGGCTCTTGAAACGGGAGGTCACCGCCCAGGCCAGGTCCTTGTAGCTCCCGAGCCCGCTCCCGTTGCCGGCGTACCCCCAGTCGATCCAGCGGTCGTCGAGCATGAAGGCCCCGTTCCCGAGGGCGCGGGTGTAGAAGGGGCGGTCGCCGTAGGCCACGAGCTTCCCCCCGTTCCCCAGGCTGGCCCAGACGTCCTGGAAGTAGTTGTGCGTGAGCGCCACCGTGATCCGGATGTCGCGGCGAATCGCCTCGTCCAGGACGAACTGGAGCCGTCCGACGATCCCCGACGGGTTGAAGTTGTTTCCGGCCATCCCGTCGTTCGGCAGGAATACCCTTACCTGCCGGACCCCGGCACCTTCCAGGTGGTCGAGCGTGTACCGGATCTGGTCGTTGGTCTGGTAGAGCAGCTGCGGGGCGTTGACCCCCACGTGCTTGAACGGCTTGCCGTTCAGGTAGAAGTCGGCGTTCTGGACGTATACGAAGTTGGGCTGTACCACCGTGCCCCGCCGCGGCGACTCCTCCGGAACGACTTCGGGCGTGGTGACCGCCGCGCGTTCGGAGCAGCCGCCCACCAGCACTACGGCCACTGCGGTCATCGTACTGCGGAACCTGCGCATGCGATCCTCCTCGTTGGGCGGGTACGTGGCCGCGGACCGGGTCCCGGCGTCCGGCGGGCCTGGGGGCGGGATGCCTGACGGAGCCGGACCCGCACGGGGCGGGAGCGCTCGCCGTCACCCCCTCGCAAGCTACCCCGTGCCTCCGCAGTGCGCGTCTATCCAAAGATGGATTCGCGGACCCGGAGGTCCGCCCCACGGCTGTACCGCTCCACGGCCTTCATGTCGCACCCCCGTGCGACCTACGGAGAAAGGATACCCAGCTCACGGGCGCGGGCCACCGCCTTGGTGCGGCTGCCCACCCCGAGCTTGCCGTAGATGTGGTGGAGGTGGGTCTTCACCGTCCCCACGGTCACGAAGCTCTCGCGGGCGATCTCCTGGTTCGACCGCCCCGCGGCGAGGAGCCGCAGGATCTCGCACTCGCGCCGGCTGAGGTCGTCGTGCGCGGGCGGTGGGCGGTCCCCGGCGGTCCGCGGGGCGGGTGCGGGCCGGCCTGGAGAGGGCGCTCCGGGGGAGGGCGCCCGGTCCTGCGCGCCCGGAGAGCCCAGGCCCGCGAGGATCACGCGAGCCTGCTCCATCTCTCCGGCCACCCGTTGGCGGTCCGCCCGTCCGCCCGTGCAGAGCAGCGAATCCGCGCAGCTCGTGCGCGACTGCGCCCCCTCAAAGGGGAGCCCAATCCCGTGCCAGCACCCGGCTGCCCGCCGGAAGTGCTCGGCGGCGCCGGTGTGGTCCGCCTGCGCCGCCGCGGCCAGCCCGGAGGCGTCCGCCAGCCGGGCCTCGCCCAGGGGCGTGGGGGTCGTCTCCGCCGGCGAGGCGAGGGCGCCCAGGGCCTCCATGCCCTGCGGGTCGAGTCCCACCCGCAGGTACACCTCGACCGCCGCCTCCAGCACGTCCACGTCGGTCACAAGCCTCGGGGCACCGCGCCAACCCCCGACGCAGCGATCCATCTCCTCCACCGCATGCAGCACCTCGCGGTGCCTCCGCCTGCGGTCCCTCCCCAGCAGGCTGCCGTACACGGCTTCCCGGGTCAGGGCATGCCGGAAGTTGTATTGGTCCTCGGCTTCTTCCTCCGCGACGAACTGCTGCTCCACCAGGGTCGTGAGGGCCCGCAGCAGCCCGGCTTCATCGAGCCCGGTCACCCGGAGCAGCAGGTCGAAGTCGAACCGCCGGCCGGCCACCGCGGCGTACCGCAGCACCTCGGCGGTGGACTGGTCCAGCCTCGCGACTCGGGCCAGGATGCTCTCCAGTACGGAGGCGGGGACCCCGAGTGCGCCGAGGGGCCTCCCCTGCCGCGCGCTCTGGAGCAGGGCGCCCAGCCGCTGGCTCTCGGCCAGGGCGTGGACGACCTCCTCGACGAAGAACGGGTTGCC is from Longimicrobiaceae bacterium and encodes:
- the trmD gene encoding tRNA (guanosine(37)-N1)-methyltransferase TrmD, translated to MRIHLVTLFPEFFRGPLGLSIPGRAAAAGLVEYDFVNLRDFTHDRHRTTDDYPFGGGAGMVMKPGPFFEAVESLAPPGEERPRGKVLLMSARGKRFTHEDAVRLAVEPELTLLCGHYKDVDQRVPEGLGAEEVSLGDFVLSGGEFAALAIVDAVVRLLPGAMSDHESASTDSFYEGLLSPPSYTRPAEFRGMKVPEVLLSGDHARIEAWRREQAERLTRERRPELWERLEHS
- the rimM gene encoding ribosome maturation factor RimM (Essential for efficient processing of 16S rRNA) → MAGSEPEFLAVGTVQKPHGIRGELFVRVETDRPDAVFTEGRVLLLGDAEGKPAGGSLTVERARPFKGGFLLKAAGLSSRTEEVEALRGSSLLIPAADAAPLEEGEVFFHHLVGMKVVADGEEVGTVRDVYEAPSGHLLGVARPGKRELMLPFVREMVRRVDVEARELEIDPPAGLLDL
- the rpsP gene encoding 30S ribosomal protein S16, whose translation is MALKIRLRRMGRKKAPHYRIVVAESSFPRDGRFVANVGHYNPTTNPATLVVNRDLALSWLGRGATPTDTVQSLFKKAGVYSDAPSVVETATEAVSGAADRAADAVKGAASAVAETAASAASAVVETVRDAAEAVAERVTGGDEEAAPAEAPAAPAEGEQPQG
- the ffh gene encoding signal recognition particle protein; its protein translation is MRFPASRHGTVFDQLSEKLEGVLSGLRQRGVLTEPMIREGLREIRRVLLEADVNYQITRDFMKRVEEKALGERVLKSVSPGQQLVKVVHEELTAMLGEKRSALAIAPTPPTVIMMVGLQGSGKTTTAGKLARKMKREMRQTRLVACDVYRPAAVDQLQTLGEQVGVPVYAEPGSQDVLGIARRALETATRERDRVVIFDTAGRLQIDEEMMDELKRLKEALKPTEILFVADGMTGQDAVTIAQGFDEALDVSGVVLTKMDGDARGGAALSIFGVTGKPIKFLGVGEKLDGLEDFHPERMAGRILQQGDVVSLVEKAQAAFDQDQAAKLERKMMGSGRFDLDDFLVAMRQIQSLGPLENLLKMIPGVNSKMLKNVKVDPKRMKHLEAIILSMTPEERKRPEMLNGSRRARISRGSGRPVVEINRLLAQFKDMQKLMKQMKGLQGMMPRGGALPRMPFGGGMPFGR
- a CDS encoding AAA family ATPase encodes the protein MSHPDEALPALPSPLSVPGAAGPPAPSPAMVGRDAQLRELQEHYRIACQGQGRVVFLAGEPGVGKTRLVREFVCSVANGEEVGVLEGRCYDQQPTIAFGPFIGAVRSLIRDRGPGKVVEAAGAWAANLAKLLPELGQELDGAAPRGRIPTDPANEKRHVFEAVHRVLQPSPGQPVRVLILEDLHWSDETSKDFIEYLAHALVTDRVLVLATYRTAEPDPPPSLVCLLARLRRERRHHQLRIRPLSRDETAAMLRGILGQPIPGRFADALYEHAEGNPFFVEEVVHALAESQRLGALLQSARQGRPLGALGVPASVLESILARVARLDQSTAEVLRYAAVAGRRFDFDLLLRVTGLDEAGLLRALTTLVEQQFVAEEEAEDQYNFRHALTREAVYGSLLGRDRRRRHREVLHAVEEMDRCVGGWRGAPRLVTDVDVLEAAVEVYLRVGLDPQGMEALGALASPAETTPTPLGEARLADASGLAAAAQADHTGAAEHFRRAAGCWHGIGLPFEGAQSRTSCADSLLCTGGRADRQRVAGEMEQARVILAGLGSPGAQDRAPSPGAPSPGRPAPAPRTAGDRPPPAHDDLSRRECEILRLLAAGRSNQEIARESFVTVGTVKTHLHHIYGKLGVGSRTKAVARARELGILSP